A stretch of Desulfitobacterium dichloroeliminans LMG P-21439 DNA encodes these proteins:
- a CDS encoding aminopeptidase, whose protein sequence is MKDPRIEKLADSIINYAVELKPGEKILIEVNGLEIPLAQALVRYAYEAGGIPFVSVNNHTLLRELLKGMTEEQARAWAKWDLARMKEMDAFVGLRATENANELADVAGEKMSIYQKEYLRTVTDQRVSHTKWVVMRYPNASMAQLANTSIEAFEDFYFKVCNLDYAKMSAAMEPLVELMERTDKVRITGPGTDLTFSIKGMKAIKCDGHLNIPDGEVYTAPLKSSVHGVISYNTAALYQGFTYENIVLEFKEGKVVKATANDTERIEKIFNTDEGARYIGEFAIGVNPYILHPMKDTLFDEKIDGSFHFTPGNCYDDCNNGNKSAIHWDLVCIQRPEYGGGEMYFDDVLVRKDGRFMVAELQGLNPENLK, encoded by the coding sequence ATGAAAGATCCACGGATTGAAAAATTAGCTGATTCGATTATCAATTATGCAGTAGAGTTAAAGCCAGGCGAAAAAATCCTGATTGAAGTTAATGGTTTAGAGATTCCTTTAGCTCAAGCTTTAGTTCGCTATGCCTATGAGGCCGGCGGGATTCCCTTTGTATCTGTTAATAATCATACCTTATTGCGCGAACTTTTAAAAGGAATGACAGAGGAACAGGCTCGGGCTTGGGCAAAATGGGATCTCGCTCGTATGAAGGAAATGGATGCCTTTGTTGGTCTTCGTGCCACGGAAAATGCCAATGAGCTTGCTGACGTGGCGGGAGAAAAAATGAGTATTTATCAAAAAGAATATCTTAGAACGGTGACTGACCAACGTGTATCCCACACGAAATGGGTGGTTATGCGTTATCCGAATGCTTCCATGGCTCAGCTGGCCAACACGAGCATTGAAGCCTTTGAGGATTTCTATTTCAAGGTCTGCAATCTGGATTATGCAAAGATGTCCGCGGCCATGGAACCCCTAGTTGAGCTTATGGAACGTACCGATAAAGTGCGGATTACCGGACCGGGTACGGATCTGACCTTCTCGATTAAAGGGATGAAAGCTATTAAATGTGATGGGCATCTGAATATCCCCGATGGGGAAGTATATACCGCGCCCCTTAAGAGCTCAGTCCATGGTGTTATTTCCTATAATACGGCTGCTTTGTATCAAGGCTTTACCTATGAGAATATAGTCTTAGAGTTCAAGGAGGGTAAAGTCGTCAAAGCGACGGCCAATGATACGGAGCGGATTGAAAAGATTTTTAATACGGATGAGGGGGCTCGTTACATTGGCGAGTTTGCCATCGGAGTCAACCCCTATATCCTACATCCCATGAAGGATACTCTCTTTGATGAGAAGATTGACGGAAGCTTCCACTTCACCCCCGGAAATTGCTATGATGATTGTAATAATGGCAATAAGTCTGCGATTCATTGGGATTTGGTATGCATTCAGCGTCCGGAATATGGTGGCGGAGAAATGTATTTTGACGATGTCCTCGTTCGTAAAGATGGACGCTTTATGGTTGCTGAATTACAAGGTCTCAACCCAGAAAATCTGAAGTAA
- a CDS encoding GNAT family N-acetyltransferase has translation MKKMRLAHSEDIVRLKEIWQRCFGDTDSFIDFYYTYRFKAEQTAVYLQDNSIAAMLTMIPIQWVDDLPEAIRIDGAMLYAIATHPDFQHQGIATELMDWAKNYLRDQQVELCVLVPAEAHLYKFYARQGYQEGFIVQETVLSCEEMRAMADSGLSCSVRRSTPQGYNEIRNQLLRGSLYIAYGEEEIAYQKRVSQLSGEDIYEFNLNGAQGCAAVERMEKERVLVKELLLPEKLIPGGLAALAQKVDAEEFIIRTPVGCKTLGGQTRPFGMLTTSNTELLGKNGYLGLAFD, from the coding sequence ATGAAAAAAATGCGACTGGCTCACTCTGAGGACATAGTCCGGCTCAAAGAAATATGGCAGCGTTGTTTTGGGGACACTGATTCCTTTATTGACTTCTACTATACGTATCGCTTTAAAGCAGAGCAAACTGCAGTGTATCTGCAGGATAATTCAATCGCTGCTATGCTGACCATGATTCCTATTCAGTGGGTCGATGACTTACCTGAAGCAATAAGGATCGATGGGGCTATGCTATATGCCATAGCTACCCATCCTGATTTCCAGCACCAAGGCATCGCTACAGAACTCATGGATTGGGCTAAGAATTACTTGCGGGACCAGCAAGTGGAACTATGTGTTCTCGTCCCGGCGGAGGCTCATCTGTATAAATTCTATGCTCGGCAAGGATACCAAGAGGGATTTATTGTTCAGGAGACTGTACTGAGTTGTGAAGAAATGAGAGCTATGGCCGATTCGGGATTGTCTTGTTCTGTCCGGCGGTCGACCCCTCAGGGCTATAACGAAATCCGCAACCAGCTTCTCCGAGGAAGTCTATATATCGCCTATGGGGAAGAGGAGATTGCTTATCAGAAAAGAGTCTCCCAGCTCTCAGGTGAGGATATCTATGAGTTCAATCTGAATGGGGCCCAGGGCTGTGCCGCTGTCGAGCGAATGGAAAAGGAGAGAGTTCTGGTTAAGGAGCTTTTACTTCCGGAAAAACTTATCCCCGGAGGATTGGCTGCTTTAGCGCAAAAGGTTGATGCTGAAGAATTTATCATACGAACTCCGGTTGGGTGCAAAACGTTGGGAGGTCAGACCCGTCCCTTTGGCATGTTAACCACAAGCAATACCGAACTGCTCGGAAAAAATGGGTATCTCGGTTTAGCCTTTGATTAG
- a CDS encoding class I SAM-dependent methyltransferase, whose amino-acid sequence MEEINELMDQTKTVEQMNYFELLAWLGIGSSHPGGFPATIRNIEVMEVKPEDFVLDAGCGSGLTACHLAKQRGCKIIGIDLNPQMIEKARQRAIHENVTDLVEFQVADVYQLPYPDNHFDWVMCESISVFLDKEKTYREFFRILKPEGRIADLEMSLLHELPAQLHSQLELCYGKGTNPLSYDDWCKVASEAGFVDVEIKNPQTLLNTNSNLIFNELKKDFMLIKDLVQKVSNHPGLYTRLQQNANFMKHYKGYFGFGMVYGRKPTQPLPLKKPTLLETLATSVQSVLGNTVRNLGNISRKLLLPLSKYHRQ is encoded by the coding sequence ATGGAAGAAATCAACGAACTTATGGACCAGACTAAAACTGTCGAGCAAATGAATTACTTTGAACTGTTAGCCTGGTTAGGTATTGGGAGCTCTCACCCTGGAGGATTTCCCGCCACCATCAGAAATATAGAAGTTATGGAAGTAAAACCCGAAGATTTTGTCCTCGATGCCGGATGTGGTAGCGGCTTGACTGCTTGCCACTTAGCTAAACAGCGAGGTTGCAAAATTATCGGAATCGATCTCAACCCCCAAATGATTGAAAAAGCTCGCCAGAGAGCTATTCACGAAAATGTCACGGATTTAGTGGAATTTCAGGTCGCCGACGTCTACCAATTACCCTATCCCGACAACCATTTTGATTGGGTCATGTGCGAATCCATTTCCGTATTCTTAGATAAAGAAAAAACCTATCGGGAGTTCTTTCGAATTTTGAAGCCGGAAGGGCGAATTGCCGACCTGGAAATGTCCTTGCTGCATGAGCTACCGGCCCAACTCCATTCTCAGCTAGAATTATGTTATGGAAAAGGTACGAATCCCCTCTCCTATGACGATTGGTGCAAGGTAGCATCTGAAGCAGGCTTTGTCGACGTCGAAATCAAGAATCCTCAGACGTTGCTCAATACCAATAGCAATTTGATTTTCAATGAACTGAAAAAGGATTTCATGCTCATCAAGGATCTTGTGCAGAAGGTCTCGAATCATCCAGGATTGTATACTCGCCTCCAGCAAAATGCCAACTTTATGAAGCACTATAAGGGCTACTTTGGTTTCGGTATGGTCTACGGACGTAAGCCTACCCAACCGCTACCGCTCAAAAAACCCACTTTACTTGAAACCCTGGCCACTTCAGTGCAAAGTGTCCTCGGAAACACTGTGCGCAATCTAGGGAATATTAGCAGAAAACTCCTTCTTCCGCTATCTAAGTATCATCGTCAATAA
- a CDS encoding diacylglycerol/lipid kinase family protein, translating into MNGKKLRLIYNPYAGRRRLVNELDTAIRIFQEGGYEVSVHRTKSPMDIEYVASQSMDVECLVVAGGDGSIHQAVNGLMKIPPQQRPIVGILPVGTANDLACGLRLPKRISNACEVIVQGSTLDIDLGQANDRYFINVFSAGLLTDVSPKVDVRIKNRLGQLAYYLKGIETLPTYRPFMVEYELDGESSSVEAMLLLAVNGISVGGFKQLVPKASLIDGKLDVIIVRDSGWPDTMRMLLHLVGGGKVGSDQIIQFQTSSLKVITERSVFSDLDGEWGPDSPWEIKMGPKLTVLC; encoded by the coding sequence GTGAACGGCAAGAAACTTCGATTAATCTACAATCCTTATGCAGGTCGACGCCGTCTTGTTAACGAGCTGGATACGGCTATTCGCATTTTTCAGGAAGGGGGATATGAAGTCTCTGTTCATCGGACGAAATCGCCAATGGACATTGAATATGTAGCCTCCCAAAGCATGGATGTAGAATGTTTGGTTGTTGCCGGAGGAGATGGTAGTATTCATCAAGCTGTTAATGGTTTGATGAAAATCCCCCCCCAACAACGTCCTATAGTGGGTATTCTACCGGTGGGAACGGCCAACGATTTAGCTTGTGGACTGCGTCTGCCCAAAAGAATATCGAATGCCTGTGAAGTCATCGTTCAAGGCTCGACTCTTGATATAGACCTTGGGCAAGCGAATGATCGATATTTTATCAATGTGTTTAGTGCCGGTTTGCTAACGGATGTATCGCCTAAGGTTGATGTTCGTATCAAGAATCGATTGGGTCAACTGGCCTATTATCTCAAGGGAATTGAGACTCTACCCACCTATCGCCCCTTCATGGTTGAGTATGAATTAGATGGCGAGTCTTCGAGTGTCGAGGCAATGCTACTGCTGGCTGTCAATGGGATATCCGTAGGTGGATTCAAACAATTGGTTCCGAAGGCATCTCTAATCGATGGAAAATTGGATGTTATTATCGTTCGCGATAGCGGTTGGCCGGATACAATGCGCATGCTCCTGCATCTAGTTGGCGGAGGAAAAGTAGGCAGTGATCAAATCATTCAGTTTCAAACGTCTAGTCTAAAAGTTATTACAGAGCGGTCAGTTTTTTCAGATTTGGATGGGGAGTGGGGACCGGATAGTCCATGGGAGATTAAAATGGGTCCAAAACTCACCGTGCTTTGCTAA
- a CDS encoding DegV family protein — protein MAVRILTDSTSYIDNDLRKELDIRQVSLNISFGEHSMREIDVTNEDFYQMMEKEGIPTSSQPSIGEFYLEMEKVVAQGDSLCGIFISSDMSGTYSTALLAKEMVLEKYADAQIEIMDAHSNSMQLGFAVLQGARAAQAKKSLAEVKGIVLENIKRSRFVFVPDNLDYLKKGGRIGGASALIGNLFKIIPILTVEEGKVVVLAKVRHKEKAILAMMDKMFEDIGKYGLGEIAVHHINCLDEAQSLVKKIKEKVAAQVKVIPIGPVIGLHVGPGAVGIVYYTEKDLR, from the coding sequence ATGGCGGTCCGAATCTTAACTGATAGTACAAGCTACATTGATAATGATCTCAGAAAAGAGTTGGATATCAGACAGGTGTCATTGAATATCTCCTTTGGGGAGCATTCGATGCGGGAAATCGATGTGACCAACGAAGACTTCTATCAGATGATGGAGAAGGAGGGGATCCCTACCTCTTCTCAACCTTCGATTGGGGAGTTTTATCTAGAGATGGAGAAGGTGGTTGCCCAAGGAGATTCTTTGTGCGGAATCTTCATATCATCAGATATGAGTGGTACGTATTCCACGGCGCTCTTGGCAAAAGAGATGGTCTTGGAAAAATACGCTGATGCTCAAATCGAAATTATGGATGCTCATTCCAACTCCATGCAGCTAGGATTTGCTGTGTTACAAGGAGCACGTGCAGCTCAAGCCAAAAAATCCCTTGCTGAAGTGAAGGGAATCGTACTTGAGAATATAAAGCGTAGCCGATTTGTGTTTGTTCCTGACAATCTGGATTATCTTAAAAAGGGCGGCCGGATCGGCGGGGCCAGTGCCTTAATCGGCAACCTGTTCAAGATTATTCCCATCCTCACGGTAGAAGAGGGGAAGGTTGTAGTGTTGGCAAAAGTGCGACATAAGGAAAAGGCTATTCTGGCCATGATGGATAAGATGTTTGAGGATATTGGCAAGTATGGGTTGGGGGAAATTGCCGTGCATCATATTAATTGTCTTGATGAGGCTCAATCACTCGTGAAGAAGATCAAGGAAAAGGTAGCGGCCCAGGTGAAGGTGATTCCGATTGGTCCGGTCATTGGCCTTCACGTGGGCCCGGGGGCTGTTGGGATAGTTTATTACACGGAAAAAGATCTGCGTTAA
- a CDS encoding RluA family pseudouridine synthase: MKEQTDLWTYILQPQDEGLKYQEILYRRFHFSRRLLQKLKHSERVWVDGVFTFLTARGKAGETLAVQLQTPESNSFPGEDLPLEILFEDDYFLAVNKPAGRVVHPNPRYPTGTIGNAVIGYWLAKGESRPFRPIHRIDRNTSGVVVVAKNQFAHQQMFWQHNHQRIHKRYLGVVEGQVLEDQGTINAPIGHTPGSYLVRQISPDGAPAVTHYRVLKRYADATLLEFVLETGRTHQIRVHCQHLGHPLFGDDFYGGNIARFDRQALHAFIYEFNHPVTGELLTIRAPLPEDLRLLLRSLIAKS, translated from the coding sequence ATGAAAGAACAAACTGACTTGTGGACATACATCCTTCAGCCTCAAGATGAGGGATTAAAATATCAGGAAATACTTTACCGCCGCTTTCACTTTTCCCGAAGGCTCCTCCAAAAACTCAAGCACTCAGAACGAGTCTGGGTCGATGGAGTATTTACTTTTCTAACCGCTCGAGGCAAAGCTGGCGAGACCTTAGCGGTTCAATTACAGACCCCTGAGAGCAATAGCTTTCCTGGTGAAGATCTACCCTTGGAGATTCTCTTTGAAGATGATTACTTTCTAGCTGTCAATAAGCCTGCCGGGCGGGTTGTTCATCCTAATCCTCGTTACCCTACGGGAACCATCGGCAATGCCGTAATCGGCTATTGGTTGGCTAAAGGAGAATCTCGACCCTTTCGGCCTATTCACCGTATAGACCGAAATACATCCGGAGTCGTTGTCGTAGCAAAAAATCAGTTTGCCCACCAGCAGATGTTCTGGCAGCATAATCATCAGCGCATTCACAAACGCTACCTGGGTGTCGTCGAAGGACAGGTTCTGGAAGATCAAGGTACGATAAATGCTCCCATCGGACATACACCGGGTAGTTATCTGGTCAGACAGATTTCCCCTGATGGAGCACCTGCTGTCACTCACTACCGAGTCCTCAAACGATATGCAGACGCTACCCTCTTAGAATTTGTTCTTGAGACGGGCCGGACCCATCAGATCCGTGTCCATTGTCAACACCTTGGCCATCCTCTCTTTGGTGACGATTTTTATGGGGGCAATATAGCACGCTTTGACCGACAGGCACTGCACGCCTTTATCTATGAGTTCAATCACCCCGTAACAGGAGAACTCCTGACCATTCGTGCTCCCTTACCTGAGGACCTACGTTTGCTTCTGCGCAGCCTCATAGCGAAGTCATAG
- a CDS encoding DUF2156 domain-containing protein, translating into MIEFKRVEISDQEWMKPLLKASNLSGGHQNYTNIFSWSDMYNYQVAKVNEYLVIKGQIDGEPTYYFYPAGTGDVQPVLNKMKIDAEENHHEFIVLGISVENMTTLKALYPDHFEYQDMRDSFDYVYLAERLATLAGRKLQAKRNHINRFQANNDWSFELLTPDNLAECWKMNLEWCRRNNCKDDEQLKAEYCAVKKDFDYFKVLELEGGVIRVEGKIVAFTMGERLNSDTYIIHVEKAFSEIQGAYQIINREFVRWIVETYPDIIYVNREEDMGYEGLRKAKLSYYPDKMEEKYLAKYFD; encoded by the coding sequence ATGATTGAATTTAAAAGAGTAGAAATTAGTGATCAAGAGTGGATGAAACCATTGCTCAAAGCTTCGAATTTAAGTGGTGGACATCAGAATTACACAAATATCTTTTCTTGGTCAGATATGTACAATTACCAAGTGGCCAAGGTCAATGAATATCTTGTTATTAAAGGACAAATCGACGGCGAACCTACTTACTATTTTTATCCCGCAGGAACAGGAGATGTGCAACCGGTTCTAAACAAAATGAAAATAGATGCTGAGGAAAATCACCATGAGTTCATTGTGTTAGGGATTTCTGTGGAGAATATGACGACTCTGAAAGCATTGTACCCTGACCACTTCGAATATCAAGATATGCGGGATAGCTTTGATTATGTCTATCTGGCTGAGAGGTTGGCGACTTTGGCAGGGCGAAAGCTACAAGCTAAGCGAAACCATATTAATCGTTTTCAGGCTAACAATGATTGGTCTTTTGAATTGCTTACTCCAGACAATTTAGCTGAGTGCTGGAAAATGAACCTAGAATGGTGCCGCAGGAACAATTGCAAGGATGACGAGCAGCTCAAGGCTGAATATTGTGCGGTAAAGAAGGATTTTGATTACTTTAAGGTCTTGGAGCTTGAAGGTGGAGTCATCCGTGTCGAAGGTAAAATTGTTGCTTTTACCATGGGCGAACGCTTGAATTCCGATACCTATATCATCCACGTGGAGAAGGCTTTTAGTGAAATACAAGGTGCCTATCAAATCATCAATCGTGAGTTTGTAAGGTGGATTGTTGAGACCTATCCGGATATTATCTATGTGAATCGGGAAGAGGATATGGGATATGAGGGCCTGCGCAAAGCCAAGTTGTCCTACTATCCCGATAAAATGGAGGAAAAATACTTAGCCAAGTATTTTGATTAA
- the mscL gene encoding large conductance mechanosensitive channel protein MscL: MWKEFKEFAMKGNVIDLAIGVIIGGAFGKIITSLVNDVIMPMVGLLLGQVDFSNRFITLGEGEFVTIADAQAAQVPTLNYGLFINNILDFLIVAFTIFIVIKQINRIKKKKEMKEEAVQEVTTKLCDYCFVEIHKDATRCPHCTSVLEKK, translated from the coding sequence ATGTGGAAAGAATTTAAAGAGTTTGCCATGAAGGGAAATGTTATTGATTTAGCAATAGGTGTTATTATCGGCGGTGCTTTTGGAAAAATCATTACATCGTTAGTTAATGACGTTATTATGCCGATGGTTGGATTGCTCTTAGGTCAAGTGGATTTTTCTAATCGATTTATTACTCTAGGCGAAGGAGAATTTGTAACCATTGCCGATGCTCAAGCTGCTCAAGTGCCCACTCTCAATTATGGGTTATTTATCAACAATATCCTTGATTTTCTGATTGTGGCTTTCACGATCTTTATCGTCATCAAACAGATCAACCGTATTAAGAAGAAGAAGGAAATGAAAGAAGAAGCTGTACAAGAAGTGACTACTAAGCTCTGCGATTATTGTTTTGTGGAAATCCATAAAGACGCCACACGTTGCCCCCATTGTACTTCGGTCTTAGAGAAAAAATAA